Proteins encoded together in one Anopheles darlingi chromosome 3, idAnoDarlMG_H_01, whole genome shotgun sequence window:
- the LOC125956929 gene encoding WD repeat-containing protein 74, with protein MKFASINAKCPTYTEQQIIYVGAHTGSFKRIHVFDDNPYEQKNLQPIETLTKTSKVTCMEYGNAEQTEILVGRTNRFVKVFNTIDEESTSNFEAGKDEVVGLGRSGECIVVGSANGIVQIVKYPTPVEFSVGENLARLRICAQDTTRMVTGGKLLKQIIKLWDLETQTVLFSAKNVRKDMLELEQPVWENDVVFVDRNLIASCSRHGYVRLYDTRGPQKRPIQGYTSNDPDDQLSFSCLASHGDYLYAGTTTFGARAFDIRKMKNHMHVYKGFTGTVSSIRVDPTGNHLVTGCLDRYVRVHHAHRTAVEYRCYVKSKPTQVLIAEYKERKVSAKSSVDDEVEIVEEADGSDAEYDELFSKMQTVNERTPGTKKRKADEENGLVKVAANSGKPSLGQKKKKMAKNK; from the exons ATGAAGTTCGCCTCGATAAACGCAAAGTGTCCCACCTACACCGAACAGCAAATAATCTATGTTGGTGCACACACGGGCTCGTTCAAAA GAATCCATGTATTCGACGATAATCCGTACGAGCAGAAGAATCTGCAACCCATCGAAACGCTCACGAAGACGTCGAAAGTGACGTGCATGGAGTATGGGAATGCGGAACAGACGGAAATACTGGTTGGTCGTACGAATCGCTTCGTCAAGGTGTTCAACACGATCGACGAGGAGAGCACATCGAACTTCGAGGCCGGCAAGGATGAGGTGGTCGGTTTGGGACGCAGCGGAGAATGCATCGTCGTTGGATCGGCTAACGGGATCGTACAGATTGTGAAATACCCCACACCCGTGGAGTTTAGTGTGGGAGAGAATTTGGCACGATTGCGTATATGTGCCCAGGACACTACTCGGATGGTCACCGGTGGTAAGCTGTTGAAGCAAATCATTAAGCTGTGGGACTTGGAAACACAGACCGTGCTGTTTAGCGCGAAGAACGTTCGGAAGGATATGCTGGAACTCGAGCAGCCGGTCTGGGAGAACGATGTGGTGTTTGTGGACCGGAATCTGATTGCTTCCTGCTCGCGGCACGGTTATGTGCGCCTGTACGACACCAGAGGACCCCAGAAACGACCCATACAAGGATACACCTCTAATGACCCCGATGACCAGCTGTCCTTCTCCTGTTTGGCATCGCATGGAGACTATCTGTACGCGGGAACGACCACCTTCGGTGCTCGAGCCTTCGATATACGCAAAATGAAGAATCACATGCACGTGTACAAGGGTTTCACGGGAACGGTTTCGTCGATCAGAGTGGATCCAACCGGGAATCACCTGGTTACCGGTTGTCTCGATCGTTACGTTCGTGTGCATCATGCTCATCGGACCGCTGTCGAATATCGGTGCTACGTAAAGTCCAAACCGACGCAGGTTCTTATCGCCGAGTACAAGGAACGTAAGGTTTCAGCTAAATCTTCCGTCGACGATGAGGTTGAAATCGTTGAGGAAGCGGATGGTTCCGATGCAGAGTATGACGAACTGTTTTCCAAAATGCAAACCGTCAA CGAACGTACTCCTGGAACAAAGAAACGGAAAGCTGACGAAGAAAATGGATTAGTCAAAGTTGCGGCCAATAGTGGAAAACCGTCG
- the LOC125957843 gene encoding luc7-like protein 3 has translation MVDVARQLLDELMGRNRNLDPTASAKEVSWADEEFCPYFLVKFCPHDLFVNTRADLGQCTKLHDDEAKRLYDEAKPCRKKTQYEEDFLRFCTNMINEVDRKIAKGKQRLLLMNSKTDGARSVPKQQEHLNALTEKINKLVREAEEAGTRGDVEQAQGLMEQCDKLKEEKDALVKQHESNGWSVTAEIAASQEKQMEVCEVCGAFLIVGDAQQRIDDHLTGKQHLGYSKLRKAVDEMYEARRKNTINLEERRSRDDDRRRRDNTKREERKSRERDDRHNSKREDRDRNRYRRDYREHKDRNDRHDNNRQRDRNHRRDRNERNERERIRDRDRSRSRSY, from the exons ATGGTGGACGTAGCGAGACAGCTCCTGGATGAGCTGATGGGCAGAAACCGCAATCTGGATCCTACCGCATCGGCCAAGGAAGTTTCGTGGGCCGACGAAGAG TTCTGTCCGTACTTTTTGGTCAAATTCTGCCCGCACGATTTATTCGTCAACACACGGGCCGATCTGGGTCAGTGCACCAAGCTGCACGACGATGAAGCGAAACGGTTGTACGACGAGGCCAAACCTTGTCGCAAGAAAACACAGTACGAGGAGGACTTCCTGCGCTTTTGTACCAACATGATCAATGAAGTCGACCGTAAGATTGCGAAAGGTAAGCAAAGACTTCTTCTCATGAACAGCAAGACGGACGGAGCAAGGTCCGTTccgaagcagcaggaacatCTTAACGCGCTGACggagaaaatcaataaactagTACGCGAGGCCGAAGAAGCCGGTACCCGAGGGGACGTAGAGCAGGCGCAG GGTTTAATGGAACAATGTGATAAgttgaaggaggaaaaggatgcACTGGTTAAGCAGCACGAATCGAACGGCTGGTCAGTGACGGCCGAAATCGCAGCTTCGCAAGAGAAACAGATGGAAGTATGCGAGGTGTGTGGCGCATTCTTAATAGTCGGTGATGCCCAGCAGCGTATCGATGACCATCTAACGGGGAAGCAACATCTTGG GTACTCAAAATTACGCAAGGCGGTAGACGAGATGTATGAAGCAAGGAGAAAAAATACCATAAACCTAGAAGAACGACGATCCCGGGATGATGATCGGCGTCGAAGAGATAACACGAAACGCGAAGAGCGGAAATCACG AGAACGTGATGATCGACACAATAGTAAACGAGAAGATCGTGATCGAAACCGATACCGACGTGACTATCGCGAGCACAAGGATAGAAACGATCGCCATGATAACAATCGGCAGCGGGATCGCAACCATAGACGTG ACCGCAACGAGCGCAACGAACGGGAGCGAATCCGCGATCGAGAtcgtagccgtagccgtagctaCTAA